In one Bacillus rossius redtenbacheri isolate Brsri chromosome 11, Brsri_v3, whole genome shotgun sequence genomic region, the following are encoded:
- the LOC134537097 gene encoding kinesin-like protein KIF9 has translation MEKQLRSKNTKVFVKILPVENMSHENLKIETNYKVMYVRRLQDFGKGAMQFSTLPSFWRFQTDGIFFNASQEEIYASVMEDVVESALRGCDSVVLANGQTGSGKSYTISGGLSQCQRGGLLPRLLAHLFGKREDLQLEASVSLALSMVEIRDGKLTDLLGTPQSVARRDALKAVTVVPVHSDAEAAKLARRGDSRRCVAAGAPYPSSHVAHSVATVHVESRSLVRSAPTTARAKIHLVDMAGVNLVTKQASAWLDHHQISGANLDRLLLGRYLDQLRAAPSTVCSRTSSTLIRYLGDSLDPASVLR, from the exons aTGGAAAAGCAACTAAGATCGAAAAACACTAAAGTATTTGTGAAAATTTTGCCAGTTGAAAACATGTCTCACGAAAATTTGAAGATTGAAACTAACTACAAG GTAATGTATGTCCGTCGCCTGCAAGATTTCGGGAAGGGTGCCATGCAATTCAGCACACTGCCTTCCTTCTGGAGATTCCAGACTGATGGAATATTTTTCAATGCCAGTCAAGAAGAAATTTATGCATCTGTAATGGAAGATGTCGTGGAGAG TGCATTGCGTGGGTGTGATTCTGTCGTGTTGGCGAACGGACAAACTGGAAGTGGAAAGAGCTATACTATAAGCGGTGGACTGAGTCAGTGTCAG CGAGGCGGCTTACTGCCGAGACTGCTGGCACACCTGTTCGGCAAGCGAGAAGACCTGCAGCTCGAAGCATCCGTCTCGCTGGCCCTGTCCATGGTCGAGATCCGGGACGGCAAGCTGACAGACCTGCTCGGGACGCCACAGTCCGTCGCGCGGCGCGATGCGCTGAAG GCGGTGACGGTGGTCCCTGTGCACAGCGACGCGGAGGCCGCGAAGCTGGCGCGGCGGGGGGACTCGAGGCGGTGCGTCGCCGCCGGCGCCCCCTACCCCAGCTCGCACGTCGCGCACTCGGTCGCCACGGTCCACGTGGAGAGCCGGTCGCTCGTGAGGTCTGCCCCCACCACCGCCCGGGCCAAG ATACACCTAGTGGACATGGCTGGTGTGAACCTGGTCACGAAGCAAGCCTCCGCATGGCTGGACCATCACCAAATCAGCGGTGCCAACCTGGACCGGCTACTTCTCGGCCGCTACCTGGACCAACTGCGTGCCGCGCCTTCCACAGTCTGCTCAAGAACGTCCAGCACTCTGATTCGTTACCTGGGGGACTCCCTGGACCCAGCGTCGGTGCTGCGGTAA
- the LOC134537098 gene encoding uncharacterized protein LOC134537098, with translation MLLRMIRMTIALGLERGGGLCRFIGHVIPDVGNLDSTLSTLRFGERARGLPSRLLRFKTEPQLQGLLQNVQEHLTQTKKDLEIARMLTNLPACGYTSQDYADFTGQFIEKFERGEIDAHALLTNVDPKITLQVFKDLHTRCVEERKALEQRAAECEESLLAARTALESGSPRPSLASRGAARRSTGAKRTSRAEPRAVGDSTKSGISIGPGLVSEFEGPATRDMKHKKVVGSLKEKPIRKKR, from the exons ATGTTACTCCGCATGATCAGAATGACCATAGCTCTCGGACTGGAACGGGGTGGGGGACTGTGCAGGTTCATTGGCCACGTGATCCCGGACGTGGGCAATCTCGACTCGACCCTGTCCACGCTGAGGTTCGGCGAGCGCGCTCGGGGCCTGCCGTCCCGCCTCTTGAGGTTCAAGACGGAGCCTCAACTCCAAGGACTGCTTCAGAACGTGCAG GAGCACCTGACGCAAACCAAGAAAGACTTGGAGATTGCCCGAATGCTGACAAACCTGCCTGCCTGCGGCTACACATCGCAGGACTACGCAGATTTCACTGGGCAGTTCATCGAGAAGTTTGAACGGGGAGAGATAGACGCTCACGCGCTGCTGACAAACGTAGACCCTAAAATCACGCTTCAAGTCTTCAAGGATCTGCACACCAG ATGCGTGGAGGAGAGGAAGGCGCTGGAGCAGAGGGCGGCGGAGTGCGAGGAGAGCCTGCTCGCGGCCCGGACGGCCCTCGAGAGCGGGTCCCCGCGGCCGTCCCTGGCGAGCAGGGGAGCCGCTCGCAGGAGCACCGGCGCCAAGAGGACCTCGCGGGCAGAGCCGCGGGCCGTCGGCGACTCCACCAAGTCCG GGATAAGCATTGGACCTGGACTAGTTTCGGAATTTGAGGGCCCTGCAACTCGGGACATGAAacacaagaaagttgttggctcACTCAAAGAAAAACCAATTCGTAAAAAAAG gtga